The Candidatus Izemoplasma sp. genome has a window encoding:
- a CDS encoding ABC-F family ATP-binding cassette domain-containing protein, with protein MNILSISKLKKEFNGDTLFSNISFDINTKNKIALIGKNGTGKSTLLKMIIGDELIDDGAIHINKQANIGYLSQSVLHQPNQTLEEEMLDVFKSLINLKERLDECAHALANDPHNDTLLDQYAKLEEQYQFRGGYDYHYKIDYVLTQFGFDKELYNREIKTFSGGEKTRIAFAKLLLENPDLLILDEPTNHLDIEIISWLEDYLNRFDGALLIVTHDKYFIDNVCDQIIEIDHHTSHIYYGNYEQYEEEKLKRYELQLKRYEQQQKEIAHLQSFIDRFRYNAKRASLAKDRAKKLKRIDRIDSPKQSKAKVSMELSGRRATTDIVLEAENLSIGYKDNILLDNISFAMRGFEKLGIVGPNGTGKTTLINVIRNRLKPLSGRIKFLRRYRIGYFDQNQSTLHHSKTIFEEIHDLHPLFTNYDVRTYAARFLFFNDDLDKPISVLSGGEKVRLQLLLLMLEKPDLLILDEPTNHLDIDTKDIIEDVIEQFEGPVLFVSHDRYFINRIATRILYLAGDNYYVHDGDFNSFYNQYREQSKKQKNTTKTSKKTNKQDKEALLKDYEQQIHSLEKKLNMLQEASFDEENYLDAEKGLKIQAKMTNIQKEIRQLEQSYFDILEQTEEEV; from the coding sequence ATGAATATACTTTCGATTTCAAAATTGAAAAAAGAATTTAACGGTGATACATTATTTAGTAATATCTCATTCGATATAAATACAAAAAATAAAATAGCTTTAATTGGTAAAAATGGAACCGGTAAATCGACGTTGTTAAAAATGATCATTGGTGACGAACTCATTGATGACGGTGCAATCCATATAAATAAACAGGCCAATATAGGATACTTATCGCAGTCTGTTTTACATCAACCGAACCAAACCTTAGAAGAAGAAATGCTCGATGTATTTAAATCACTTATCAATCTCAAAGAGCGATTAGATGAGTGTGCACACGCGCTTGCAAATGATCCCCATAATGACACCTTACTTGATCAGTATGCTAAATTAGAAGAGCAATATCAGTTTAGAGGCGGGTATGACTATCATTATAAAATAGATTATGTTTTGACGCAGTTCGGCTTTGATAAGGAGTTGTATAATCGTGAGATTAAAACATTTAGTGGTGGTGAGAAAACACGTATTGCCTTTGCTAAATTGTTACTTGAAAATCCTGACCTCTTAATTCTTGATGAACCGACCAATCATTTAGATATTGAAATAATTAGCTGGTTAGAGGATTATCTAAATCGATTTGATGGTGCTTTATTAATTGTGACACATGATAAATACTTTATTGATAATGTGTGTGATCAAATCATCGAAATTGATCATCATACATCGCATATTTATTATGGTAATTATGAACAATATGAAGAAGAAAAACTCAAACGCTATGAATTACAATTAAAACGATATGAACAACAACAAAAAGAAATTGCACACTTGCAAAGTTTTATTGACCGATTTAGATATAATGCAAAACGTGCTTCCCTAGCAAAAGATCGTGCAAAGAAATTGAAACGCATCGATCGGATTGACTCACCTAAGCAGAGTAAGGCCAAAGTGTCGATGGAGTTATCCGGTAGACGGGCCACAACGGATATTGTTTTAGAGGCAGAAAATCTCTCTATCGGATATAAAGATAACATATTATTAGATAATATTTCATTCGCCATGAGAGGGTTTGAAAAATTGGGTATTGTTGGACCTAATGGTACAGGTAAAACAACATTAATCAATGTGATTAGAAACCGTCTTAAGCCTTTATCTGGTCGTATTAAATTCCTAAGAAGATACCGGATTGGATACTTTGACCAGAATCAAAGTACACTGCATCATTCAAAAACTATATTTGAAGAGATTCATGATCTCCATCCGTTATTTACAAACTATGATGTGAGAACATACGCAGCAAGATTTTTGTTCTTTAATGATGACTTAGACAAACCAATTAGTGTCTTAAGTGGTGGTGAAAAAGTAAGGCTTCAATTACTTTTATTAATGCTAGAAAAGCCAGATTTATTGATTCTTGATGAACCAACAAATCATTTAGACATCGATACAAAAGACATTATTGAAGATGTCATTGAGCAGTTTGAGGGACCTGTATTATTTGTGTCACATGATCGGTATTTTATCAACCGTATCGCAACACGGATACTATATTTAGCTGGGGATAATTATTATGTCCACGATGGCGATTTCAATTCTTTCTATAATCAATATCGTGAACAGTCAAAAAAACAAAAAAATACTACTAAGACATCTAAAAAGACGAATAAACAAGACAAAGAAGCACTATTAAAAGACTATGAACAACAGATTCACTCTCTTGAAAAAAAGTTAAATATGTTACAAGAAGCATCATTTGATGAAGAAAACTATTTGGACGCTGAAAAGGGATTAAAAATACAAGCAAAAATGACTAACATTCAAAAGGAGATTAGACAACTAGAACAATCTTATTTTGACATCTTAGAGCAGACAGAAGAAGAGGTGTAA
- a CDS encoding 2-oxo acid dehydrogenase subunit E2, with the protein MRRFGDRSDGKKLRNVNPFFRVIPHLMPERNDAQVFFESQIDLEKTHEIIRELRKDGLKVGFLHVVIAAVVRTLSQRPKLNRFVRGKKTYARNEISISFALKRSLEDDGEETTVKVVFDPKDTLFDVVKKVNEIVEENKDAAANNNTDKAAKFFNLLPNFLLSFTIGFIKFLDNRGKLPKFLINLSPFHSSVFVTDLGSLKIDPIYHHIYNFGTNSIFIAFGIKRKEHVVNNDMEIEKRKKMNLKIVADERIVDGFYFAKSLRLSEKYMENPRLLLDEPKEVFEDDEI; encoded by the coding sequence ATGAGAAGATTCGGAGATCGAAGTGATGGAAAAAAATTACGTAACGTAAATCCTTTTTTCCGTGTTATACCACACTTAATGCCAGAACGCAATGATGCACAAGTCTTTTTTGAATCTCAAATTGATTTAGAAAAGACGCATGAAATTATTCGAGAATTACGCAAAGATGGATTAAAAGTTGGTTTTTTGCACGTTGTCATTGCAGCGGTTGTTAGGACACTCTCACAACGACCTAAACTTAATCGGTTTGTTCGTGGTAAAAAAACATACGCGCGCAATGAAATTTCAATTTCGTTTGCCTTAAAAAGAAGTCTTGAAGATGATGGAGAAGAAACAACCGTTAAAGTCGTATTTGATCCAAAAGATACATTATTTGATGTCGTTAAAAAAGTAAATGAGATAGTTGAAGAGAATAAAGATGCTGCTGCGAATAATAATACAGATAAGGCGGCAAAGTTTTTTAATTTGTTACCGAATTTTCTATTGAGTTTTACGATTGGTTTTATTAAGTTTTTGGATAATCGTGGGAAATTACCAAAGTTTCTTATCAACCTAAGTCCTTTTCATTCCAGTGTATTTGTGACAGATTTAGGCTCACTAAAAATTGATCCAATATATCATCATATATATAATTTTGGTACAAACTCAATCTTTATCGCCTTTGGTATTAAACGAAAAGAACATGTTGTTAATAATGACATGGAAATCGAAAAGCGTAAGAAGATGAATTTGAAAATTGTTGCTGATGAACGTATTGTCGATGGATTCTATTTTGCGAAAAGCTTAAGACTTTCTGAAAAATACATGGAAAATCCTCGTTTGCTTTTAGATGAGCCAAAAGAAGTTTTTGAAGATGATGAAATTTAA
- a CDS encoding ABC transporter ATP-binding protein produces the protein MSNESNQQHDPYKDVNHKKTILTHSQVKERNEAMKDYSKHLNKRVGGRRFGVYLGSHAQDRIGTIKRIWHYLGNYRIGLIIVAIAIMITSILAIFVPWLFAYAIDNYILTKDFIGAYRIGAYIVIVGLLNVIVRYFGRYLLTVISQQTVAKIRQDAFDNLQNLPVSYYDTNQPGTIVSRITNDVDLISNSLSQVVSQLIASFITLVGSLIMMFVVNWALALVAILFIPVMVIFTMKIGKRTKKEFTAQQKHLGNLNSIVEESITGLDNIKLYSLEDTVMDEFTETNSKLRLASFKAQLMAGLIMPTINFMNNLIYVMIVFVGGLIKLSGRIAITIGDISAVTQYARQFVQPISNLAQLFGTLQQGIAGAERVFELIDEDDEYVNDGELDVEHLKGHIIFDNVTFGYDETPVLKNVSFNALEGEVTAIVGPTGSGKTTIINLFNRFYDIDGGTITIDEKSIDILQKDAFRKRIGVVLQDTSLFSGSVYDNIVYGNHKASKDEVIEASKLANAHDFIMKLPKGYDTLVREGGKNFSQGERQLISIARTILSDPDILILDEATSNVDTRTEFKIQESMRNLMANRTSFVIAHRLQTIRDADQILVLKDGQLIESGDHHALLSQKGFYYDLYTTQFKDLVTE, from the coding sequence ATGTCAAATGAATCTAACCAGCAACATGATCCATATAAAGATGTTAATCATAAAAAAACAATCCTGACACACTCACAAGTAAAAGAACGAAATGAAGCAATGAAAGATTATTCTAAACATCTAAATAAACGCGTTGGTGGGAGGCGTTTTGGTGTTTATCTTGGATCACATGCGCAAGATAGAATCGGAACAATAAAACGGATATGGCATTATTTAGGAAACTATCGGATTGGACTAATTATTGTTGCAATTGCGATTATGATAACGAGTATACTTGCTATTTTTGTACCATGGCTATTTGCTTATGCAATTGATAACTACATTCTTACAAAAGATTTTATAGGGGCTTACCGAATCGGAGCTTACATTGTCATAGTTGGACTATTAAATGTTATCGTAAGATATTTTGGACGGTATCTGCTAACTGTTATCTCACAACAAACGGTTGCTAAAATACGGCAAGATGCGTTCGATAACTTACAAAATTTACCTGTCTCATATTATGATACAAATCAACCAGGGACAATCGTATCGCGTATCACTAATGATGTTGATTTGATTAGTAATTCATTATCACAAGTTGTGAGTCAGTTAATCGCATCATTTATTACACTTGTAGGCTCACTCATAATGATGTTTGTCGTCAACTGGGCATTAGCACTTGTTGCTATTTTATTTATCCCCGTGATGGTTATTTTTACTATGAAAATTGGTAAACGGACCAAAAAAGAATTTACCGCTCAACAAAAACATTTAGGAAACTTAAACAGTATTGTTGAAGAAAGCATTACTGGTCTTGATAATATTAAACTTTACTCACTTGAAGATACGGTTATGGATGAGTTTACCGAGACAAACAGTAAATTACGTTTAGCAAGTTTTAAAGCACAGCTCATGGCTGGTTTAATTATGCCTACCATTAATTTTATGAATAATTTAATTTATGTCATGATTGTTTTCGTCGGTGGTCTGATTAAATTATCTGGACGGATAGCGATTACCATTGGAGATATCTCGGCAGTTACACAATACGCGAGACAATTTGTACAACCAATTTCTAACTTAGCACAACTTTTCGGTACCCTTCAACAAGGTATTGCAGGAGCAGAACGGGTATTTGAACTAATCGATGAAGATGATGAGTATGTCAATGATGGTGAATTAGATGTAGAGCATCTTAAAGGCCATATTATCTTTGATAACGTAACATTTGGTTATGATGAAACACCTGTCTTAAAAAATGTATCTTTTAACGCATTAGAAGGAGAAGTCACAGCAATTGTTGGCCCTACCGGAAGTGGCAAGACAACGATTATCAATTTATTCAATCGTTTCTATGATATTGATGGAGGCACAATAACAATTGATGAAAAGTCAATCGATATTTTACAAAAAGATGCTTTTAGAAAACGAATTGGGGTCGTATTGCAAGATACTAGTTTATTTAGTGGAAGTGTGTATGACAATATCGTCTATGGCAACCACAAAGCGTCTAAAGATGAAGTGATAGAAGCAAGTAAATTAGCGAATGCACATGACTTTATCATGAAACTACCAAAAGGCTATGATACGCTTGTACGCGAAGGTGGTAAGAACTTCAGTCAGGGTGAACGTCAGTTAATCTCTATTGCACGTACTATTCTGAGTGATCCTGATATTTTAATTCTTGATGAGGCAACTAGTAATGTAGATACGCGCACAGAGTTTAAGATTCAAGAAAGTATGCGAAACTTAATGGCTAATCGTACCAGTTTTGTTATTGCGCATAGATTACAAACGATTCGTGATGCAGATCAAATTCTGGTGCTGAAGGATGGACAATTAATTGAGTCTGGAGATCATCACGCGTTACTTAGTCAAAAAGGATTCTATTATGACTTGTACACCACCCAGTTTAAAGATTTGGTTACTGAATAG
- a CDS encoding ABC transporter ATP-binding protein — translation MKSLLRLFKYPLQYKLNVFIGLFAMLIQTTVGFVVPLLMIDIIDVAIPSNDMALLTRTGLLMIGVAFIGLLMGYINTYNSQKVAVFATADLRETLFAKIQRLSFRNIDDLKTSRLITTSTNDVVRMQQFFQMLLRIIVRAPLMVGIGLFMALTTSVRLSNVFLVSIPLLIISIIVIMLLAFPLFSKVQKTVDDLNKVSLETTKSPRVIKSFVTMDFENDRFTKVNTAYRDINTAAERILAAAEPIMIFIFTSTLAGILFLGAYYFNQGYLINIIEGESLPAVGIMVAFNNYSMQILFGLLMFAMMMIFISRAIVSANRITEVLDTEIDLKDQPKSLSNHALKGKITFENVTFGYGHNGNHVLDNISFTINPGETVGIIGSTGSGKSSLIQLIPRLYDVTSGTVYIDDIDVKDIKLDTLRSQISVVTQKATVFSGSVATNMLQGKKEASFDDLENASKQANAYEFISEYNDYFNHRVEQEGANLSGGQKQRLSLARAFIKKPQILILDDSTSAVDAKSEAEILHAIDRLSDNMTTLVIAQKISTIKDMDKILVLDNKGHIDGYDTHEQLLKTSTVYQEIALSQIGGDNNVK, via the coding sequence ATGAAAAGTTTACTAAGATTATTCAAATATCCTTTGCAATATAAACTCAATGTATTTATTGGGCTATTTGCAATGTTGATTCAAACAACTGTTGGATTTGTTGTGCCCTTATTAATGATTGATATCATTGATGTTGCTATCCCTTCAAATGATATGGCTCTTTTAACCCGTACTGGATTATTGATGATTGGCGTTGCTTTTATTGGGCTTTTAATGGGGTATATCAATACATACAATTCACAAAAAGTGGCGGTATTTGCGACAGCTGATTTACGTGAAACACTATTTGCTAAAATTCAACGATTAAGTTTCAGAAACATTGATGATTTAAAAACAAGTCGTTTAATTACGACTTCAACCAATGATGTTGTGAGAATGCAACAATTCTTTCAAATGCTTTTACGTATTATTGTTAGAGCACCTTTAATGGTTGGAATCGGGTTATTTATGGCACTAACAACTAGTGTACGATTATCAAATGTGTTTCTTGTTTCAATTCCATTATTGATTATATCAATTATTGTTATAATGTTACTTGCGTTTCCTTTATTTAGCAAAGTGCAAAAAACAGTTGATGATCTTAATAAGGTTTCTTTGGAAACAACGAAGTCACCACGTGTAATTAAGTCGTTTGTGACCATGGACTTTGAAAATGATCGTTTTACCAAAGTAAATACTGCTTATAGAGATATTAATACAGCAGCCGAGCGCATCTTAGCTGCTGCTGAACCGATTATGATTTTTATATTTACATCCACGTTAGCAGGTATATTATTTTTAGGTGCCTATTATTTTAATCAAGGATACCTAATAAATATAATTGAAGGTGAGTCATTACCTGCAGTTGGAATCATGGTGGCATTTAATAATTACAGTATGCAAATTTTATTTGGTCTACTCATGTTCGCAATGATGATGATTTTTATTTCACGCGCCATTGTAAGTGCTAATCGTATTACCGAAGTGTTAGACACTGAGATTGACTTGAAAGATCAACCAAAAAGTCTTTCAAATCATGCACTAAAAGGAAAGATTACTTTTGAAAATGTTACATTTGGATATGGACACAATGGTAATCACGTCTTAGATAATATTTCATTTACCATTAACCCTGGTGAAACAGTTGGCATTATTGGTTCAACTGGTAGTGGTAAATCTAGTTTAATCCAACTGATTCCTAGACTCTATGATGTGACTTCAGGCACAGTGTATATCGACGATATAGATGTTAAAGACATTAAACTCGATACCTTGAGATCACAAATTAGTGTGGTGACACAAAAAGCTACAGTCTTTAGTGGGAGTGTTGCGACGAACATGTTACAAGGAAAAAAAGAGGCTTCTTTTGATGACTTAGAAAATGCATCAAAACAAGCAAATGCTTATGAATTCATTTCTGAATACAATGACTACTTTAATCATCGTGTAGAACAAGAAGGCGCGAATTTAAGTGGCGGTCAAAAACAACGGTTAAGTTTGGCTAGAGCGTTTATAAAGAAACCTCAGATTCTTATTTTAGATGATTCAACGAGCGCAGTTGATGCGAAAAGTGAAGCTGAGATACTTCATGCAATTGATAGGTTAAGTGATAATATGACTACGTTAGTTATTGCTCAAAAAATCTCAACCATAAAAGATATGGATAAAATATTAGTTCTTGATAACAAAGGTCACATAGATGGGTATGATACACATGAACAATTACTAAAAACATCAACAGTATATCAAGAAATTGCATTATCCCAGATTGGTGGTGATAATAATGTCAAATGA
- a CDS encoding TetR family transcriptional regulator — translation MPNETFYNLSEEKRQRIINSAIHEFKLHPLHKCRISNIIKQADIPRGSFYQYFDSLEDLYFYVIDLSFTNLFDEGRRIAKETDDLFEFIERTFKVDYDGYFKTKDHLFLMHLLQNAQSNEAYFDKRKVEHREYVIEILNHLDLSKYKDMSFEEFIKFYELLQSIKRHTIHQAKHKELDFSQALEALRWKLDIIKHGVLK, via the coding sequence ATGCCAAACGAAACGTTTTATAATTTAAGTGAAGAAAAAAGACAACGTATTATTAATTCTGCGATTCATGAGTTTAAACTTCATCCATTGCATAAATGTAGAATCAGCAATATTATCAAACAAGCGGATATACCAAGAGGGTCATTCTATCAATACTTTGATAGCTTAGAGGATCTTTACTTTTATGTTATCGATCTATCATTTACAAATTTATTTGATGAAGGACGACGAATTGCCAAGGAAACAGACGATTTGTTCGAATTTATTGAACGCACGTTCAAAGTAGATTATGATGGTTATTTCAAAACAAAAGACCATTTATTTTTAATGCATTTATTACAAAATGCACAATCTAATGAGGCGTATTTTGATAAGCGTAAAGTTGAACATCGTGAATATGTCATTGAAATTTTGAATCATTTAGATTTATCCAAGTATAAAGATATGTCATTTGAAGAGTTTATTAAGTTTTATGAGTTATTACAAAGTATTAAACGCCATACCATTCATCAAGCGAAACATAAAGAACTTGATTTTAGTCAAGCCTTAGAAGCATTAAGGTGGAAGCTTGACATCATTAAACATGGCGTACTGAAGTGA
- a CDS encoding DUF2188 domain-containing protein, which produces MGFFDFLKFWKKKQDNEVVKNDSDSDDKESKPIVDPVVPPQAEPSPEVAPVVPPRPKPIVDENPERKDVHEPKEETESRPKPKADPVTEEDDDEPVYEVRTHDDGGWQVIKKGAERATRRLETQAKAIEYCEEHDFSYEVYKMDGTLK; this is translated from the coding sequence ATGGGATTTTTTGATTTTTTAAAGTTTTGGAAAAAGAAACAAGATAATGAAGTTGTAAAAAATGATTCAGACAGTGATGATAAAGAGAGTAAACCTATTGTTGATCCTGTCGTACCACCGCAAGCAGAGCCTTCACCAGAAGTAGCACCTGTGGTACCCCCAAGACCTAAACCAATAGTTGATGAGAACCCAGAGCGAAAAGACGTTCATGAACCTAAAGAAGAAACTGAATCTAGACCTAAACCTAAGGCAGATCCAGTTACTGAAGAAGACGATGACGAGCCTGTTTATGAAGTAAGAACACATGATGATGGTGGATGGCAAGTTATTAAAAAAGGTGCAGAACGTGCAACTAGACGTTTAGAGACGCAAGCAAAAGCCATTGAATACTGTGAAGAACATGATTTTAGTTATGAAGTCTATAAAATGGATGGCACATTAAAATAA
- a CDS encoding L-lactate dehydrogenase, whose protein sequence is MERSKVVIVGTGFVGMSYAYALVNQGAVEEVVLIDIDRDKAEGEAMDLNHGLAFGPRKMTIKAGDYSDCKDAGLVVITAGVNQKDGETRIQLLERNAKIIKDVVGNIMDSGFDGILLVASNPVDILAYVAWKESNLPKSKIIGSGTSLDTARLRYEISKYIHIDSRNVHAYILGEHGDSEFVCWSNAFVGAKPIGDVIKTMDEITFENLDHIYKNVRDAAYEIIKRKKATFYGVGMALVRITRAIFNNENRIIPISVLNDGVYDCEDDVYIGLPAVLNRDGVHHIVKLTLNEDEKVKLKNSAKILRDLLSSIGY, encoded by the coding sequence ATGGAACGGAGTAAAGTAGTAATTGTTGGTACTGGATTTGTCGGTATGTCTTATGCATATGCTCTAGTAAATCAAGGTGCCGTTGAAGAAGTTGTGTTAATTGATATTGATCGTGATAAGGCTGAAGGAGAAGCTATGGACTTGAATCATGGATTAGCCTTTGGACCACGTAAAATGACGATAAAAGCTGGAGATTACAGTGATTGTAAAGATGCTGGATTGGTTGTTATCACTGCTGGTGTCAATCAAAAAGATGGCGAAACCCGAATTCAATTACTAGAACGTAACGCTAAAATTATTAAAGATGTTGTCGGTAACATTATGGATTCTGGATTTGATGGAATCTTGTTAGTCGCATCTAACCCTGTCGATATCTTAGCTTATGTCGCATGGAAAGAATCTAATTTACCTAAATCTAAAATCATTGGTAGTGGAACTTCTTTAGATACGGCACGTTTACGCTATGAAATATCAAAATATATCCATATTGATTCAAGAAACGTACACGCTTACATCTTAGGTGAGCACGGTGATAGTGAATTCGTATGTTGGTCAAATGCTTTTGTTGGCGCTAAACCAATAGGCGATGTGATTAAGACAATGGATGAAATAACCTTTGAAAACTTAGATCACATATATAAAAATGTTCGTGATGCGGCTTATGAGATTATAAAACGTAAAAAAGCAACATTTTACGGAGTTGGCATGGCACTTGTAAGAATTACACGAGCAATCTTTAATAACGAAAATCGTATTATTCCGATTAGTGTACTAAATGACGGTGTATACGATTGTGAAGACGATGTTTATATTGGGCTACCCGCGGTATTGAATCGTGATGGTGTTCATCATATAGTGAAATTAACTCTTAACGAAGATGAAAAAGTGAAATTGAAAAATTCAGCTAAGATACTTCGTGATTTATTATCTAGTATCGGATACTAA
- a CDS encoding Gfo/Idh/MocA family oxidoreductase yields the protein MVRFGVVGAGDIAHVFAQDIKHVKDAKLVAIASRSLKRAKEFQAEYDIPLAFEGYEEMAKSDEIDAVYIATPHNFHREQSLLFMTHKKHVLCEKPITVNEQQLTDLMMVAKQQKVALMEAMWTRFLPSTKAIIAYVNNNNVGNLLEASLPFGYALIDDYDPKRRLLNPDLAGGSILDIGVYPVHYINNFVNINQFEWNAEAEMTETGVDATCIMTTNDDKNVPKITLKSSIKDELSQHGKLVFEHATINIPDFSRSSSYIINGETFETPFKGNGFVHEIESFIETINNKKIENDLLPFSKSLETTRFMDKIRQKINLRYPFE from the coding sequence ATGGTTAGATTTGGCGTAGTTGGGGCTGGCGATATTGCCCATGTTTTTGCACAAGATATCAAACATGTTAAAGACGCAAAACTTGTTGCGATTGCATCGCGTTCATTAAAAAGAGCTAAAGAATTTCAAGCTGAGTATGACATACCACTCGCTTTTGAAGGGTATGAGGAAATGGCGAAATCAGATGAGATAGATGCCGTATATATAGCAACACCACACAATTTTCATCGTGAACAGAGTTTGTTGTTTATGACGCATAAGAAACATGTCTTATGTGAAAAACCAATAACTGTCAATGAACAACAATTGACGGATTTAATGATGGTTGCTAAACAACAAAAAGTGGCATTAATGGAAGCTATGTGGACACGCTTTTTACCAAGTACAAAAGCCATCATTGCTTACGTTAATAACAATAATGTTGGTAATCTTTTAGAAGCTTCATTACCATTTGGGTATGCATTAATTGATGATTATGATCCAAAAAGACGACTTCTTAATCCTGATTTGGCAGGAGGAAGTATTCTTGATATTGGAGTATATCCAGTTCATTACATTAACAATTTTGTAAATATAAACCAATTTGAATGGAACGCAGAGGCAGAAATGACAGAAACGGGTGTAGATGCAACGTGTATTATGACCACAAACGATGACAAGAATGTACCTAAAATTACACTCAAATCAAGTATCAAAGATGAATTATCACAACACGGTAAACTTGTATTTGAACACGCAACAATCAACATCCCAGACTTTTCAAGAAGTTCTTCATACATCATTAATGGTGAAACGTTTGAGACACCGTTTAAAGGGAATGGATTTGTTCATGAAATAGAGTCTTTTATTGAAACGATAAATAATAAAAAAATAGAAAATGATTTGTTACCATTTTCTAAATCATTAGAAACCACAAGATTTATGGATAAAATCCGACAAAAAATAAACTTGCGTTATCCATTTGAATAA
- a CDS encoding aldo/keto reductase, with amino-acid sequence MKKVTLNNGIKMPILGLGTWKSEPEDAYNAVLTALKTGYRHIDTAAIYGNEEAVGRAIKDSSVPREEIFITTKLWNTDQGYESAHKAIDTSLEKLGLGYVDLYLIHWFKGYDKMKETYRAMQEMVEQGKVKAIGVSNFNVHHIMHLLDFADMKPAVNQVETHISLQNHFLQDYCENNDIRLEAYAPLMSFEIETMLSNETMQEIAAKYDKSVPQIAIRWLIQRGIIAIPKSVTPSHIKSNFNVFDFQLSDKDIKDINGLNRGKKFFTEFDNVPY; translated from the coding sequence TTGAAAAAGGTTACATTAAATAACGGCATAAAAATGCCTATTTTAGGATTAGGTACTTGGAAAAGTGAACCAGAAGACGCCTATAATGCTGTATTAACTGCTTTGAAAACAGGGTATCGTCATATTGATACCGCTGCCATTTATGGCAATGAAGAAGCAGTAGGACGAGCGATTAAAGACTCGAGCGTCCCGCGCGAAGAAATCTTTATAACAACAAAATTATGGAACACAGATCAAGGGTATGAATCAGCGCATAAAGCGATTGATACCTCACTAGAAAAATTAGGCTTAGGCTATGTTGATCTATATCTTATCCATTGGTTTAAAGGATATGATAAAATGAAAGAAACGTATCGAGCAATGCAAGAAATGGTTGAACAAGGAAAAGTGAAGGCAATCGGTGTCAGTAACTTTAATGTTCACCACATTATGCATCTACTTGATTTCGCTGACATGAAACCAGCAGTAAACCAAGTAGAAACCCATATTTCCTTACAAAATCACTTTTTACAGGATTATTGTGAAAACAATGATATACGCTTAGAAGCGTATGCACCATTAATGAGTTTTGAAATTGAAACCATGCTCAGTAATGAGACAATGCAAGAAATCGCTGCTAAATATGATAAATCCGTTCCTCAAATTGCCATCAGATGGTTAATTCAACGTGGTATTATCGCCATACCAAAGAGTGTAACACCATCACATATAAAATCAAATTTTAATGTGTTTGATTTCCAATTATCTGATAAAGACATTAAAGATATAAATGGGTTGAATCGCGGTAAAAAATTCTTTACCGAGTTCGACAATGTGCCATATTAA